One genomic region from Anopheles bellator chromosome 2, idAnoBellAS_SP24_06.2, whole genome shotgun sequence encodes:
- the LOC131209422 gene encoding solute carrier family 25 member 3-like, whose product MFTALLDAARNSPFRSPFTRVQCDDGSAPVATDKAIVPARSIQAAASHEVEFGSNEFFGLCALGGILSCGLTHTAVVPLDLVKCRLQVDQAKYKNLFHGFKLTVAEEGARGLAKGWAPTFFGYSAQGAFKFGLYEVFKIQYANMIGEENAYLYRTWVYLGASASAEFFADIALAPLEAAKVKIQTMPGYANTMRQAMPKMMGEEGVMAFYKGLVPLWCRQIPYTMMKFACFERTVELLYKHVVPKPRDQCSKGEQLVVTFAAGYIAGVFCAVVSHPADVVVSKLNQAKGSSAIDVAKKLGFMGMWNGLMPRIIMIGTLTALQWFIYDGVKVALSIPRPPPPEMPESLKKKLNVE is encoded by the exons atgttcaccGCTCTTCTGGATGCCGCCCGGAACTCACCCTTCCGCTCCCCGTTTACTCGCGTGCAGTGCGACGATGGCagcgcaccggtggccacagaCAAGGCCATAGTTCCGGCCCGCTCCATCCAGGCTGCCGCTAGCCACGAGGTGGAGTTTGGTTCGAACGAATTCTTTGGACTGTGCGCCCTCGGGGGTATCCTGTCATGCGGTCTGACGCATACTGCCGTCGTGCCGCTCGATCTGGTCAAGTGCCGGCTCCAGGTCGATCAGGCCAAGTACAAGAATCTGTTCCACGGATTCAAGCTAACCGTCGCGGAGGAAGGTGCTCGCGGATTGGCCAAAGGATGGGCCCCAACGTTCTTCGGCTACTCGGCACAG GGCGCCTTCAAGTTCGGACTTTACGAAGTATTCAAAATCCAGTACGCAAACATGATTGGCGAGGAGAATGCGTATCTGTACCGCACGTGGGTGTATCTGggtgcttccgcttccgccgaGTTCTTTGCTGACATTGCACTGGCCCCGCTGGAGGCGGCCAAGGTGAAGATCCAAACGATGCCCGGTTACGCCAACACGATGCGTCAGGCGATGCCGAAAATGATGGGCGAGGAGGGCGTTATGGCGTTCTACAAGGGTCTGGTTCCGCTCTGGTGTCGCCAGATTCCGTACACCATGATGAAGTTCGCCTGCTTCGAGCGTACCGTTGAGCTGCTGTACAA GCATGTTGTACCGAAGCCGCGTGATCAGTGCTCAAAGGGCGAGCAGCTGGTGGTCACCTTTGCTGCCGGTTATATTGCCGGTGTGTTCTGTGCCGTGGTGTCGCATCCGGCCGATGTGGTTGTGTCGAAGCTGAACCAGGCCAAGGGATCTTCTGCGATCGATGTGGCCAAGAAACTCGGCTTCATGGGCATGTGGAATGGTTTGATGCCGCGTATCATCATGATCGGTACCTTGACCGCTCTGCAGTGGTTCATCTACGATGGTGTCAAGGTTGCCCTATCCATTCCCCGACCTCCGCCACCAGAGATGCCGGAATCGCTGAAAAAGAAGCTGAACGTGGAGTAA